One part of the Sorangiineae bacterium MSr11954 genome encodes these proteins:
- a CDS encoding transporter, with protein sequence MMALLLVCPSLARAETDPRDYTLALAPDHTNVFVAYARRRTSADSQSFAQNISYFRYLHVLKFGDLAFVPVDVILPALDAQVYIPTATGTTTAHGSGIGDLIYLPTIAYSIKESESSVTYFAFSSYFRVPTGNYDHRRAVNAGSNRWQFDEQVVVGQRLLNILVLEALGAVSFYTKNDDAIAAGTTTRIELSQSPTFTGTVHVSADVTKELWLGASYYYTANGEVTASTPTGDRTATEQQSVQSLRGTVGIKPVAPLQLLLQYNTDIAATHGATISRFVGVRFSYRF encoded by the coding sequence ATGATGGCCTTATTGCTGGTCTGCCCTTCGCTGGCCCGCGCTGAAACAGACCCTCGTGACTATACTCTGGCGCTGGCGCCCGATCATACGAACGTGTTCGTCGCATATGCGCGGCGTCGTACGTCGGCGGATTCGCAGAGCTTCGCGCAGAACATTTCCTACTTTCGCTATCTCCATGTCCTGAAGTTCGGAGATCTCGCCTTCGTTCCGGTCGATGTCATTTTGCCGGCGCTGGACGCTCAGGTGTATATTCCCACGGCGACGGGAACGACCACGGCGCACGGATCCGGCATCGGGGATCTCATCTATCTTCCGACGATTGCATATTCGATCAAGGAGTCGGAGAGCAGCGTGACCTACTTCGCATTCAGCTCGTATTTCCGCGTGCCGACGGGCAACTACGACCATCGGCGCGCGGTCAACGCCGGCAGCAACCGATGGCAGTTCGACGAGCAGGTGGTGGTGGGTCAGCGGCTCCTGAACATCTTGGTGCTGGAGGCGCTCGGCGCCGTCTCCTTCTACACGAAGAACGACGACGCCATCGCGGCCGGAACCACCACACGGATCGAGCTGAGCCAATCGCCCACCTTCACCGGAACGGTCCATGTTTCGGCCGACGTCACCAAAGAGCTCTGGCTCGGCGCCTCGTATTACTACACCGCCAACGGCGAGGTCACCGCATCCACCCCCACGGGCGACCGAACGGCGACCGAGCAACAGTCCGTGCAAAGCCTCCGCGGTACGGTGGGCATCAAGCCGGTCGCACCGCTGCAATTGCTTTTGCAGTACAACACCGATATCGCCGCGACGCACGGCGCCACCATCAGCCGCTTCGTGGGGGTGCGCTTCTCGTACCGCTTTTAG
- a CDS encoding immunity 74 family protein, whose product MTTVKIFEWTRGHITVGIGDRRLTIQGEGHLNVPGSPGFLILAGSIRAWDPPHENDPLDVAQKKEILEALLRELDAGGHHYTVEGEVS is encoded by the coding sequence ATGACCACCGTCAAAATCTTCGAGTGGACGCGGGGCCACATCACCGTCGGAATCGGGGATCGGAGGCTCACGATCCAAGGGGAAGGCCATTTGAACGTCCCAGGCTCGCCGGGGTTCCTCATCCTTGCTGGATCCATCCGCGCATGGGATCCGCCGCACGAAAACGATCCCCTCGACGTGGCGCAAAAGAAGGAGATTCTGGAAGCCCTTCTGCGCGAGCTGGACGCGGGAGGGCATCACTACACGGTCGAAGGGGAGGTCTCGTAG
- a CDS encoding substrate-binding domain-containing protein — protein sequence MLAHRRILLTIFASFAILGCDKAPAKSSPEGERAAATTASSSGTEEKASPGKPVKVAFSAPGADHGWLAAIVKNAREEAKRLGDVNLEVSEGATDPASQASQIDALVAGKPDVLVVLLTDGQALTPAAQAAMRARVPVVVVDRDLASPSAYRTWIGGDNYGIGFSAGNYIADQLDCKGNVVEIQGIAGISVTDLRTKGFNDALKRCNNGVQVVARQAANFLPDKGLEVMEAILQAQKKIDAVYTHDDDMAMGVVSAIQNAKRDKEMFVTGAGGSKRAMELVKSGSLYRATFLYNPSMAASAIRLARLIGQGKGLRDLTEPEVPSRIQVPATAVTKENVGSFLSFGYE from the coding sequence ATGCTTGCCCACCGTCGAATCTTGCTCACGATTTTCGCATCGTTCGCCATCCTGGGCTGCGACAAGGCGCCCGCCAAAAGCTCCCCCGAGGGTGAGCGCGCCGCCGCGACCACCGCGAGCTCGAGCGGCACCGAGGAGAAGGCGTCCCCGGGAAAGCCGGTGAAGGTCGCCTTCAGCGCCCCCGGCGCCGATCATGGCTGGCTAGCGGCCATCGTCAAAAACGCGCGTGAGGAGGCCAAGCGACTCGGCGACGTCAACCTGGAGGTCTCGGAGGGAGCCACCGATCCGGCCTCGCAAGCTTCGCAAATCGACGCCCTCGTCGCGGGAAAGCCCGACGTGCTCGTGGTGTTGCTCACCGACGGACAGGCCCTCACGCCGGCGGCGCAGGCCGCGATGCGCGCGCGCGTCCCCGTGGTGGTGGTGGACCGCGATCTCGCCAGCCCCTCGGCGTACCGCACGTGGATCGGCGGCGACAATTACGGGATCGGCTTCTCGGCGGGCAATTACATCGCCGATCAACTCGATTGCAAAGGCAACGTGGTCGAGATCCAAGGCATCGCGGGCATCTCGGTGACCGATCTTCGCACCAAGGGGTTCAACGACGCCCTCAAGCGCTGCAACAACGGCGTTCAGGTCGTCGCGCGGCAGGCCGCGAACTTCCTGCCCGACAAGGGGCTCGAGGTGATGGAGGCCATCCTCCAGGCGCAGAAGAAAATCGATGCAGTCTACACACATGACGACGACATGGCGATGGGCGTGGTCTCGGCGATCCAAAACGCCAAGCGCGACAAAGAGATGTTCGTCACCGGCGCAGGCGGCTCGAAGCGCGCGATGGAGCTCGTGAAGAGCGGCAGCCTTTACCGGGCCACCTTCCTCTACAATCCTTCGATGGCCGCCTCCGCGATCCGCCTGGCCCGTCTCATCGGACAAGGCAAGGGCCTGCGCGATCTCACCGAGCCCGAGGTGCCGAGCCGCATCCAAGTTCCGGCCACGGCGGTGACCAAGGAGAACGTGGGCTCGTTCCTGTCGTTTGGCTACGAGTGA
- a CDS encoding ABC transporter permease, whose translation MNAANAIAPRKPTSSSSSSSEQARLRRIQDFALALVLVLLVVAGGVLRGERFLNYENLKATVTQASAVGILAIGMTFIIATGGIDLSVGSVLAFAAIAGGKLAGSGDLAFLGAALLAGTAAGAINGIAVAYGKVVPFIATLAMLTVARGTALWMSDKTPISVSDLETIRWFGAGQVLGVPVPAWVLLSVAAIGWVLLNQTRYGRYVVAVGSNREAARIGGVRVQRVLLGVYAMTGLCAGLSAILLTGRLASASPIAGNFYELDAIAAVVIGGTSLAGGKATVFGTLLGVLTFAVIFNLLTLLDMRIEIQQIVKGIIIFAAVLVQRKGA comes from the coding sequence ATGAACGCTGCCAACGCGATCGCACCGCGAAAACCGACATCGTCGTCCTCGTCCTCGTCGGAACAAGCGCGACTCCGCCGAATCCAAGACTTCGCCCTCGCGTTGGTGCTCGTCCTGCTCGTGGTGGCGGGCGGCGTGCTGCGCGGGGAGCGCTTTCTCAATTACGAGAACCTCAAGGCGACGGTCACCCAGGCGAGCGCGGTGGGCATCCTCGCCATCGGCATGACCTTCATCATCGCCACGGGCGGCATCGATCTATCCGTCGGCTCGGTGCTCGCATTTGCGGCCATCGCCGGTGGAAAGCTCGCGGGCAGCGGCGATCTCGCCTTTTTGGGCGCAGCCCTCCTCGCGGGAACCGCCGCCGGCGCCATCAACGGCATCGCCGTGGCGTATGGCAAGGTCGTCCCGTTCATCGCGACATTGGCCATGCTCACGGTCGCGCGCGGAACGGCGCTGTGGATGAGCGACAAAACGCCCATCTCGGTGAGCGATCTGGAGACCATCCGCTGGTTCGGCGCCGGCCAGGTGCTGGGGGTGCCGGTGCCCGCGTGGGTGCTCCTCTCGGTCGCGGCCATCGGCTGGGTGCTCCTCAACCAGACGCGCTATGGCCGCTATGTGGTGGCCGTCGGGAGCAACCGCGAGGCCGCGCGCATCGGCGGCGTGCGCGTGCAGCGCGTGCTGCTCGGCGTGTACGCCATGACGGGGCTCTGCGCCGGGCTCTCGGCGATCCTGCTCACGGGCCGGCTCGCCTCGGCGTCCCCCATCGCGGGCAACTTCTACGAGCTCGACGCGATCGCCGCGGTGGTCATCGGCGGGACGAGCCTCGCCGGCGGAAAAGCGACCGTCTTCGGCACCCTGCTCGGCGTGCTCACGTTCGCGGTCATCTTCAATTTGCTCACCTTGCTCGATATGCGCATCGAGATTCAGCAAATCGTCAAAGGCATCATCATTTTTGCGGCCGTGCTGGTGCAGCGCAAGGGCGCGTAG
- a CDS encoding sugar ABC transporter ATP-binding protein, with product MAGGPFLEVRGLTKRYPGGTALDGVDFDVHAGEVHCLLGANGAGKSTLIKCISGAATPTHGEILLDGVPLPAGDPKASLARGVATIYQELDLAPDLTVAESIYFGREPCRGPFLDRRAMRAGAKEVLARLRHEDIAVDATVGELRPAFQQIVSIARALSGRARLLILDEPSAILDASEIEALFAVVRRLLEEGTSVIFISHLLGEIATIGHRVSVLRDGRTVASGLPAKTPASELISLMVGDAAKPAASSRGGAAALAAKKVVLSVRDVRRGHVGPIRFDLREGEILGVAGLVGAGRTELLRLIYGLDPLESGEVRVSGASLPRGRPDCAIDAGMGFIPEDRKAQGLLLDWGLAANASLAALPQISRFGWLDGAAERTRARGLLDDIATKYSDIEQPVRELSGGNQQKVLFSRWLFRACRILLLDEPTRGVDVGARAEIYRVVGELAAKGLAVLVVSSDLSELASVCTRILVMREGTVVAEVDGAEATEPLLLRHCVEATA from the coding sequence ATGGCGGGTGGTCCCTTCCTCGAGGTTCGCGGCCTCACCAAGCGGTACCCGGGCGGGACCGCCCTCGACGGCGTCGATTTCGACGTCCACGCGGGCGAGGTGCATTGCCTCCTCGGCGCCAATGGTGCGGGCAAGTCGACGCTCATCAAGTGCATCTCGGGCGCCGCCACACCGACCCACGGAGAGATCCTGCTCGATGGCGTCCCCTTGCCCGCAGGCGACCCAAAGGCGTCGCTCGCGCGCGGCGTGGCCACCATTTACCAGGAGCTCGATCTCGCGCCCGATCTCACGGTGGCCGAGAGCATCTACTTCGGACGCGAGCCCTGCCGCGGGCCCTTTTTGGACCGACGCGCGATGCGCGCGGGCGCCAAGGAGGTGCTCGCGCGTTTAAGGCACGAGGACATCGCGGTCGATGCCACGGTGGGCGAGCTCCGGCCCGCGTTCCAGCAGATCGTCTCCATCGCGCGCGCACTATCGGGTCGCGCTCGTCTGCTGATCTTGGACGAGCCCTCCGCCATTTTGGACGCCTCGGAGATCGAGGCGCTCTTCGCGGTGGTGCGGCGCCTCCTCGAGGAGGGGACCAGCGTCATCTTCATCTCGCACTTGCTCGGTGAGATCGCCACCATCGGCCACCGGGTGAGCGTCTTGCGCGACGGGCGCACCGTGGCCTCGGGCCTGCCCGCGAAGACCCCCGCGAGCGAGCTCATTTCCCTCATGGTCGGCGACGCCGCCAAGCCGGCCGCCTCCAGCCGCGGCGGCGCGGCAGCCCTCGCCGCGAAGAAGGTCGTGCTCTCCGTGCGCGACGTCCGGCGCGGTCATGTGGGGCCGATCCGTTTCGATCTGCGCGAGGGGGAGATCCTCGGCGTCGCAGGCCTCGTCGGCGCGGGGCGCACCGAGCTGCTTCGTCTGATCTACGGGCTCGACCCGCTCGAAAGCGGCGAGGTGCGCGTGTCGGGGGCTTCGCTGCCGCGCGGCCGCCCGGATTGCGCCATCGACGCGGGCATGGGGTTCATCCCCGAGGATCGAAAGGCGCAAGGCCTGCTCCTCGATTGGGGCCTCGCGGCCAATGCTTCGCTGGCGGCGCTGCCCCAAATATCGCGCTTCGGCTGGCTCGATGGGGCCGCGGAGCGAACGCGCGCCCGGGGGCTTTTGGACGATATCGCGACGAAGTACTCGGACATCGAGCAGCCAGTACGGGAACTTTCGGGCGGCAACCAGCAAAAGGTGCTCTTTTCCCGGTGGCTCTTTCGCGCGTGCCGCATCCTCCTGCTCGACGAGCCCACGCGCGGGGTCGACGTGGGCGCGCGCGCCGAGATCTACCGGGTCGTCGGCGAGCTCGCGGCAAAGGGCCTGGCGGTGCTGGTCGTCTCGTCGGACCTGTCGGAGCTCGCCTCCGTATGCACGCGAATCCTGGTGATGCGGGAGGGCACCGTGGTGGCCGAGGTGGACGGCGCCGAGGCGACCGAGCCGCTCTTGCTTCGTCATTGTGTGGAGGCCACGGCATGA